Proteins from one Enterobacter bugandensis genomic window:
- the malM gene encoding maltose operon protein MalM: MKMNKTLLALCLSAGLLASAPAVTLANVNFVPQNTTSAPTIPTAALQQLVWTPVDQSKTQTTQLSTGGQSLNVPGITGPVAAYSVPANIGELAITLTSEVNKQTSVFAPNVLILDQNMTPSAFFPSEYFTYQEPGVMSADRLEGVMRLTPALGQQKLYVLVFTTEQDLQKTTTLLDPAKAYAKGTGNAIPDIPDPIARHVTDGTLKLKVKTNSGSSVLVGPLFGSSGNGPVTVGNTAAPAYTAPAATVAAPVAAAAPVPAKKAEPVLNDTEEYFNNAIKQAVKRGDVDKALKLLDEAERLGSTTARSTFISSVKGKG, from the coding sequence ATGAAAATGAACAAAACTCTCCTTGCCCTTTGTTTATCCGCAGGGCTGCTGGCAAGCGCGCCTGCCGTAACGCTCGCTAACGTCAACTTCGTTCCGCAAAACACAACATCTGCGCCAACTATTCCGACAGCGGCACTGCAACAGCTTGTCTGGACGCCTGTCGATCAGTCTAAAACCCAGACCACTCAGCTCTCAACGGGCGGCCAGTCGCTTAATGTTCCGGGTATAACCGGCCCGGTCGCTGCTTATAGCGTACCCGCCAATATCGGTGAGCTGGCCATTACCCTGACCAGTGAAGTTAACAAGCAGACGAGCGTATTTGCGCCAAACGTGCTGATTCTCGATCAGAACATGACGCCATCTGCTTTTTTCCCAAGCGAATACTTTACCTATCAGGAGCCTGGCGTGATGAGCGCCGATCGTCTGGAAGGCGTCATGCGCCTGACGCCTGCGCTGGGCCAGCAAAAACTCTACGTGCTGGTCTTTACCACCGAGCAGGATCTCCAGAAGACCACCACGCTGCTCGATCCGGCTAAAGCCTACGCAAAAGGCACCGGTAACGCGATTCCAGATATTCCGGACCCGATTGCTCGTCACGTCACCGACGGAACGTTAAAGCTGAAGGTGAAAACGAACAGCGGCTCCAGCGTGCTGGTCGGCCCGCTGTTTGGCTCCTCCGGTAACGGCCCTGTTACCGTGGGCAATACTGCTGCACCTGCTTACACCGCGCCTGCTGCCACGGTAGCCGCACCGGTCGCCGCCGCAGCGCCAGTCCCGGCGAAGAAAGCCGAGCCCGTACTGAACGACACCGAAGAGTACTTCAACAACGCCATTAAGCAGGCGGTGAAGCGCGGCGATGTCGATAAAGCGCTGAAACTGCTTGATGAAGCCGAACGTTTAGGTTCAACCACTGCCCGTTCCACCTTTATCAGCAGTGTAAAAGGCAAGGGGTAA
- the ubiC gene encoding chorismate lyase, whose amino-acid sequence MSHPALTQLRALRYFDQIPALDPQQLDWLLLEDSMTKRFEQQGKTVTVTLIQEGFVSGDEIASELPLLPQEERYWLREILLCADGEPWLAGRTVVPESTLSGPELALQRLGKTPLGRYLFTSSELTRDFIEIGRDAELWGRRSRLRLSGKPLILTELFLPASPLY is encoded by the coding sequence ATGTCACACCCCGCGCTAACGCAACTGCGTGCGCTGCGCTATTTCGACCAAATACCTGCGCTTGATCCGCAGCAGCTGGACTGGTTGCTGCTGGAAGATTCCATGACAAAACGTTTTGAGCAACAGGGTAAAACGGTCACGGTAACCCTGATACAGGAAGGGTTTGTCTCCGGCGATGAGATCGCCAGCGAGCTGCCGCTGTTGCCGCAAGAGGAACGCTACTGGCTGCGTGAAATTTTGCTCTGTGCCGATGGCGAACCCTGGCTTGCCGGGCGGACGGTGGTGCCCGAATCTACCCTATCCGGGCCTGAGCTGGCGCTGCAGCGGCTGGGGAAAACGCCGCTGGGACGTTATCTTTTCACCTCATCTGAGCTGACCAGGGATTTCATTGAAATTGGGCGTGATGCCGAACTGTGGGGGCGCCGTTCCCGCCTTCGCCTGAGCGGTAAGCCGTTAATCCTGACGGAGCTATTTTTACCGGCATCACCGTTGTACTAA
- the ubiA gene encoding 4-hydroxybenzoate octaprenyltransferase: MEWTLTQNKLLAYHRLMRTDKPIGALLLLWPTLWALWVATPGMPPLWILGVFVAGVWLMRAAGCVVNDYADRKFDGHVKRTANRPLPSGQVTGKEARVLFIVLVLLSFLLVLTLNTMTILLSVAALALAWVYPFMKRYTHLPQVVLGAAFGWSIPMAFAAVSESLPLSCWLMFLANILWAVAYDTQYAMVDRDDDLKIGIKSTAILFGRQDKLIIGILQVAVLALMVAIARLNGLNWEFYWSILVAGLLFAYQQKLIAKREREACFKAFMNNNYVGLVLFLGLVMSYFS; the protein is encoded by the coding sequence ATGGAGTGGACCCTGACGCAGAATAAGCTGTTGGCGTATCACCGCTTAATGCGTACCGATAAACCCATTGGCGCGTTGCTGCTGCTGTGGCCGACCTTATGGGCGCTGTGGGTGGCCACGCCGGGCATGCCGCCACTGTGGATCCTGGGCGTATTCGTTGCCGGCGTCTGGCTGATGCGCGCGGCGGGCTGCGTGGTGAATGACTATGCCGATCGTAAATTTGACGGCCACGTAAAGCGCACTGCCAACCGCCCGCTACCCAGCGGCCAGGTGACCGGGAAAGAAGCGCGCGTACTGTTCATCGTTCTGGTGCTGCTCTCTTTCCTGCTGGTATTAACCCTGAACACCATGACGATTCTGCTGTCCGTCGCGGCGCTCGCACTGGCCTGGGTTTATCCCTTTATGAAGCGCTACACCCATCTGCCTCAGGTGGTGCTGGGGGCGGCGTTTGGCTGGTCGATTCCGATGGCGTTTGCGGCAGTTAGTGAGTCCTTACCGCTTAGCTGCTGGCTGATGTTCCTGGCGAACATCCTCTGGGCCGTAGCGTATGACACGCAATATGCGATGGTTGACCGCGACGATGACCTGAAAATTGGCATTAAATCCACCGCCATTCTCTTTGGACGCCAGGACAAACTTATCATTGGTATTCTGCAGGTTGCGGTACTGGCGCTGATGGTCGCGATTGCGCGCCTGAACGGACTGAACTGGGAATTTTACTGGTCGATACTGGTAGCAGGGCTGCTGTTTGCCTACCAGCAGAAGCTGATTGCAAAACGCGAACGCGAAGCCTGCTTTAAGGCGTTTATGAACAATAACTATGTCGGTCTGGTGCTGTTTTTAGGCCTGGTCATGAGCTATTTTTCCTGA
- a CDS encoding TRAP transporter substrate-binding protein, with amino-acid sequence MNTTLKPLLAALCLSAFACTVSAQTIKAADVHPEGYPNVVAVQHMGEKLKQQTDGKLEIKVFPGGVLGDEKQMIEQAQMGAIDMIRVSMAPVAAILPDIEVFTLPYVFRDEDHMHKVIDGDIGKQIGDKLTANPKSRLVFLGWMDSGTRNLITKEPIVKPEDLKGKKIRVQGSPVALATLKDMGANSVAMGVSEVYSGMQTGVIDGAENNPPTFIAHNYMPVAKNYTLSGHFITPEMLLYSKVKWDKLSADEQQKILTLAREAQFEQRKLWNAYNDQALAKMKAGGVQFHDIDKTVFIKATEPVRAQYGDKHQDLMKAIADVQ; translated from the coding sequence ATGAATACGACCCTCAAGCCGTTACTGGCCGCGCTGTGCCTGTCTGCTTTTGCCTGCACCGTTTCTGCCCAAACCATCAAAGCCGCCGATGTGCATCCTGAAGGCTACCCGAACGTGGTCGCGGTTCAGCACATGGGTGAAAAACTCAAACAACAAACCGACGGCAAGCTGGAGATTAAGGTCTTCCCCGGCGGCGTGCTGGGGGATGAAAAGCAGATGATTGAGCAGGCGCAGATGGGGGCGATTGACATGATCCGCGTCTCCATGGCGCCGGTTGCCGCCATCCTGCCGGATATCGAAGTCTTCACCCTGCCGTACGTTTTCCGCGATGAGGATCACATGCACAAGGTGATTGACGGGGATATCGGCAAGCAGATCGGCGACAAGCTGACCGCCAACCCGAAATCCCGCCTGGTGTTCCTCGGCTGGATGGATTCCGGCACCCGCAACCTGATCACCAAAGAGCCGATCGTCAAACCTGAAGATCTGAAAGGGAAGAAAATCCGCGTGCAGGGCAGCCCGGTGGCACTCGCCACGCTGAAGGACATGGGGGCGAACTCGGTGGCGATGGGCGTAAGCGAGGTTTACAGCGGCATGCAGACAGGGGTGATCGACGGCGCGGAGAATAACCCGCCCACCTTTATCGCCCACAACTACATGCCGGTTGCTAAAAACTACACCCTCAGCGGCCACTTTATCACCCCGGAAATGCTGCTCTATTCAAAAGTGAAATGGGACAAGCTGAGCGCTGATGAACAGCAAAAAATCCTGACCCTGGCCCGTGAAGCGCAGTTCGAACAGCGCAAGCTGTGGAATGCGTATAACGACCAGGCGCTGGCGAAAATGAAGGCGGGCGGCGTGCAGTTCCACGATATCGATAAGACGGTATTCATCAAGGCCACAGAGCCGGTGCGCGCCCAGTATGGCGACAAGCATCAGGATCTGATGAAAGCCATCGCTGACGTCCAGTAA
- a CDS encoding TRAP transporter small permease, with translation MSELYLKWMDRLYLLAMAVAGVSLLVMTIVIPIGIFSRYVLNRGESWPEPVAIICMVTFTFIGAAVSYRAGSHIAVNMLTDRLPASLQKLCVRVVDLLMLLISGLMCWYSYWLCVELWEQPVAEFPILTSGESYLPLPIGSAILILFVLERLLFGAQENRPVVLIGNHS, from the coding sequence ATGTCCGAACTCTACCTGAAGTGGATGGACCGTCTGTACCTGCTCGCCATGGCGGTGGCGGGTGTCTCGCTGCTGGTGATGACGATTGTCATCCCCATCGGCATCTTCTCACGCTACGTACTCAACCGCGGCGAATCCTGGCCGGAGCCCGTCGCCATTATCTGCATGGTGACGTTCACCTTCATCGGCGCGGCGGTGAGCTACCGCGCCGGATCGCATATTGCGGTCAATATGCTCACCGACCGTCTGCCCGCGTCGCTGCAAAAGTTGTGTGTACGTGTGGTTGATCTGCTGATGCTGCTGATTTCCGGTCTGATGTGCTGGTACAGCTACTGGCTGTGCGTCGAGCTCTGGGAGCAGCCGGTGGCGGAGTTCCCGATCCTGACTTCCGGCGAAAGCTACCTGCCGCTGCCGATCGGGTCGGCGATTTTGATTCTGTTTGTGCTTGAACGCCTGCTCTTTGGCGCGCAGGAAAACCGTCCGGTCGTGCTGATCGGCAATCACAGTTAA
- a CDS encoding TRAP transporter large permease produces MDAFVLLFTLAILLALGMPVAFAVGLSAVAGALWIDLPLEALMIQITSGVNKFTLLAIPFFILAGAIMAEGGIARRLVNFAYVFVGFIRGGLSLVNIVASTFFGAISGSSVADTASIGSVMIPEMEKKGYPREYAAAVTASGSVQAILIPPSHNSVIYSLAAGGTVSIATLFIAGVLPGLLLGLCLMILCLGFAHKRGYPKGEKIPFKQAVKILLDALWGLMTVVIILGGILSGIFTATESAAVACLWAFFVTMFIYRDYKWSELPKLMCRTVKTVTIVMILIGFAAAFGAVMTYMQLPMRITEFFTSLSDNKYVILMYLNIMLLLIGTLMDMAPIILILTPVLLPVTNALGIDPVHFGMIMMVNLGIGLITPPVGSVLFVASAVSKQKIETVVRAMLPFYGILLVVLGMVTYIPAISLWLPRMLGMQ; encoded by the coding sequence ATGGATGCTTTTGTTTTGTTATTCACCCTCGCCATTTTGCTGGCGCTGGGGATGCCGGTGGCCTTCGCCGTGGGGCTGAGCGCCGTGGCAGGTGCGCTGTGGATTGATTTACCGCTGGAGGCGCTGATGATCCAGATCACCAGTGGGGTGAACAAATTTACCCTGCTGGCGATCCCGTTTTTCATCCTCGCCGGAGCGATCATGGCGGAAGGGGGCATTGCCCGACGGCTGGTTAACTTCGCCTATGTGTTTGTCGGCTTTATCCGCGGCGGGCTGTCGCTGGTGAACATCGTCGCCTCGACGTTCTTCGGCGCGATTTCTGGCTCGTCGGTGGCGGATACAGCGTCCATCGGCAGCGTGATGATCCCGGAGATGGAGAAGAAGGGCTATCCGCGCGAATACGCGGCGGCGGTCACGGCGAGCGGGTCGGTGCAGGCGATTCTGATCCCGCCCAGCCACAACTCGGTGATTTATTCCCTGGCGGCGGGGGGAACGGTCTCCATCGCCACGCTGTTTATCGCCGGCGTGCTGCCGGGGCTGCTGCTGGGGCTGTGCCTGATGATCCTCTGTCTCGGATTCGCCCACAAGCGCGGTTACCCGAAGGGTGAGAAAATCCCGTTTAAGCAGGCGGTGAAGATTTTACTTGATGCCCTGTGGGGGCTGATGACGGTGGTGATTATCCTCGGCGGGATCTTGTCCGGGATATTTACGGCGACGGAATCCGCCGCCGTGGCCTGCCTGTGGGCGTTTTTCGTCACCATGTTTATCTACCGCGACTACAAATGGAGCGAACTGCCGAAGCTGATGTGCCGCACGGTGAAAACCGTCACCATCGTGATGATTTTAATCGGCTTTGCCGCGGCGTTTGGCGCGGTGATGACCTACATGCAGCTGCCGATGCGCATCACCGAGTTCTTCACGTCGCTCTCTGATAATAAGTACGTGATCCTGATGTATCTCAACATTATGCTGCTGCTGATCGGCACGCTGATGGACATGGCGCCGATCATCCTGATCCTGACGCCGGTGCTGCTGCCGGTGACCAACGCGCTGGGGATCGACCCGGTGCACTTCGGGATGATCATGATGGTTAACCTGGGGATCGGGCTGATCACCCCGCCGGTCGGATCGGTGCTGTTTGTGGCGAGCGCGGTGAGTAAGCAGAAGATTGAAACCGTGGTGCGGGCGATGCTGCCATTTTACGGCATCCTGCTGGTGGTGCTGGGGATGGTGACGTATATCCCGGCGATATCATTGTGGCTGCCGAGGATGTTAGGGATGCAGTAA
- the zntA gene encoding Zn(II)/Cd(II)/Pb(II) translocating P-type ATPase ZntA, with translation MSTPEIPKKVPQFSALKLSPVPAKDDCCCEGTYETPIQTLPENGNRYSWVVNGMDCAACARKVENAVRQVPGVNHVQVLFATEKLLVSAEKDVSKQVEAAVSKAGYALRSETVPAEKTSPLKENLPLITLIIMMALSWGLEQINHPFGNLAFIATTLVGLFPIARQALRLMRSGSWFAIETLMSVAAIGALFIGATAEAAMVLLLFLIGERLEGWAASRARKGVSALMALKPETATRVNEGKRETVAINTLRPGDVIEVAAGGRLPADGALVTATASFDESALTGESIPVERAAGEKVPAGATSVDRLVQLKVLSEPGDSAIDRILKLIEEAEERRAPVERFIDRFSRIYTPAIMLVALLVTVIPPLFFGAPWEGWIYKGLTLLLIGCPCALVISTPAAITSGLAAAARRGALIKGGAALEQLSQVQHIAFDKTGTLTVGKPQVTGIYPQDISEDELLIMAAAVEQGSTHPLAQAIVREAQRRGLAIPSATAQRALVGSGIEAVVDGKKVLIVAAGAFSHPQVEALEQAGQTVVAVMQDGVSKGMLALRDTLRDDAKDAVAALHQLGVQGVILTGDNPRAAAAIADELGLAFKAGLLPADKVSAVTELNSRAPLAMVGDGINDAPAMKASTIGIAMGSGTDVALETADAALTHNRLTGLAQMISLARATRANIRQNIAIALGLKGIFLVTTLLGMTGLWLAVLADTGATVLVTANALRLLRRK, from the coding sequence ATGTCGACTCCAGAAATTCCAAAAAAAGTCCCACAATTCTCGGCGCTTAAGCTCAGCCCGGTTCCGGCAAAAGACGACTGCTGCTGCGAAGGGACGTACGAAACACCAATCCAAACGCTTCCTGAAAACGGCAACCGCTACAGCTGGGTCGTCAACGGTATGGACTGCGCGGCCTGCGCCCGCAAAGTTGAAAACGCGGTGAGGCAGGTACCGGGCGTGAACCACGTTCAGGTCCTGTTCGCCACCGAAAAGCTGCTGGTTAGTGCCGAAAAAGACGTCAGCAAGCAGGTTGAAGCCGCCGTCAGCAAGGCGGGCTATGCCCTGCGCAGCGAAACGGTACCTGCCGAAAAAACCTCTCCCCTGAAAGAAAACCTGCCGCTTATTACCCTCATCATCATGATGGCCCTGAGCTGGGGTCTGGAGCAGATTAACCACCCGTTCGGTAATCTGGCGTTTATTGCCACTACCCTGGTCGGGCTGTTCCCGATTGCCCGTCAGGCACTACGCCTGATGAGAAGCGGCAGCTGGTTTGCCATTGAAACGTTGATGAGCGTGGCGGCCATTGGCGCGCTGTTCATTGGCGCGACGGCGGAAGCGGCGATGGTGCTGCTGCTGTTCTTGATCGGCGAGCGGCTTGAGGGCTGGGCAGCGAGCCGGGCGCGCAAAGGGGTGAGCGCGCTGATGGCGCTGAAGCCAGAAACCGCCACGCGGGTTAATGAAGGCAAACGTGAAACGGTCGCCATCAACACGCTGCGACCGGGCGACGTGATTGAAGTCGCCGCGGGTGGGCGTCTGCCTGCCGATGGGGCTCTCGTTACCGCCACCGCGAGCTTTGACGAAAGCGCCCTGACCGGGGAATCCATTCCGGTGGAGCGTGCGGCAGGCGAAAAAGTCCCTGCCGGTGCCACCAGCGTCGACCGCCTGGTGCAGCTCAAAGTCCTGTCCGAGCCGGGTGACAGCGCCATCGACCGTATCCTGAAGCTGATTGAAGAGGCCGAGGAGCGCCGCGCGCCGGTCGAACGCTTTATTGACCGCTTCAGCCGGATTTACACCCCCGCCATCATGCTGGTCGCCCTGCTGGTTACCGTGATTCCACCGCTGTTCTTCGGCGCGCCGTGGGAGGGCTGGATTTATAAAGGGCTGACCCTGCTGCTGATTGGCTGCCCGTGCGCACTGGTGATCTCTACGCCCGCGGCGATTACCTCGGGGCTGGCGGCGGCGGCACGTCGCGGGGCGCTGATTAAGGGCGGCGCGGCGCTGGAACAGCTGAGCCAGGTTCAGCACATCGCCTTCGATAAAACCGGCACGCTGACGGTTGGTAAGCCGCAGGTCACCGGCATCTATCCGCAGGACATCAGCGAAGACGAACTGCTGATCATGGCCGCCGCCGTTGAGCAGGGCTCCACTCACCCGCTGGCGCAGGCGATAGTGCGTGAAGCGCAGAGACGCGGGCTGGCTATCCCTTCGGCAACCGCCCAACGGGCGCTGGTCGGGTCAGGGATTGAGGCCGTCGTCGACGGCAAAAAAGTGCTGATTGTTGCGGCGGGCGCGTTCTCTCATCCACAGGTTGAGGCGTTAGAGCAGGCCGGGCAGACGGTCGTTGCCGTGATGCAGGACGGCGTGTCGAAGGGCATGCTGGCACTACGCGACACTCTGCGCGATGACGCCAAAGACGCCGTGGCGGCGCTGCATCAGTTGGGCGTACAGGGCGTGATCCTCACCGGCGATAACCCGCGCGCGGCGGCCGCGATTGCCGACGAGCTGGGGCTGGCGTTTAAGGCCGGATTACTGCCTGCGGACAAGGTCAGCGCGGTAACCGAACTGAATAGCCGCGCGCCGCTGGCGATGGTCGGTGACGGAATTAACGATGCCCCGGCGATGAAGGCCTCAACCATTGGCATTGCCATGGGCAGCGGCACCGACGTGGCGCTGGAGACCGCCGACGCGGCGCTGACGCATAACCGCCTGACCGGGCTGGCGCAGATGATTAGCCTGGCGCGGGCGACGCGAGCCAATATTCGCCAGAACATCGCCATTGCGCTGGGTCTGAAGGGGATATTTCTCGTCACCACGCTGCTCGGCATGACTGGCCTGTGGCTGGCGGTGCTGGCGGACACCGGGGCGACGGTGCTGGTCACGGCGAACGCGTTGAGATTATTACGGCGGAAATAA
- a CDS encoding lysoplasmalogenase, whose product MLWSFIAVCFSAWLYVDASYRGPAWQRWLFKPVTLLLLLLLAWQAPMFNAISYLVLAGLCASLIGDALTLLPRQRLLYAVGAFFLSHLLYTIYFASQMTLSFFWPLPLVLLVIGALLIAVIWSRLEEMRLPVCTFIAMTLVMVWLAGELWFFRPTSQAMSAFFGAALLLIGNIVWLGSHYRRRFRADNAISSACYFAGHFLIVRSLYI is encoded by the coding sequence ATGCTTTGGTCATTTATCGCTGTCTGTTTTTCCGCATGGCTTTATGTCGATGCGTCCTATCGCGGTCCAGCCTGGCAGCGCTGGTTGTTTAAACCCGTCACGCTGCTGTTGCTTCTGCTGCTTGCCTGGCAGGCTCCGATGTTTAACGCCATCAGCTATCTGGTGCTCGCCGGGCTGTGTGCCTCCCTGATTGGTGATGCCTTAACCCTGCTGCCGCGTCAGCGCCTGCTGTATGCCGTGGGGGCATTTTTCCTCTCCCATCTGCTGTATACCATCTACTTTGCCAGCCAGATGACGCTCTCCTTCTTCTGGCCGCTGCCGCTGGTGCTGCTGGTGATTGGCGCCCTGCTGATTGCGGTGATCTGGTCGCGTCTGGAAGAGATGCGTCTGCCGGTATGCACGTTTATCGCCATGACGCTGGTGATGGTTTGGCTGGCCGGTGAACTATGGTTCTTCCGCCCGACATCTCAGGCGATGTCCGCGTTCTTCGGCGCGGCGCTGCTGTTAATCGGTAATATCGTCTGGCTGGGCAGCCACTATCGCCGCCGCTTCCGCGCGGATAACGCGATTTCGTCCGCCTGCTACTTCGCCGGGCACTTCCTGATAGTGCGTTCATTGTATATCTAA
- a CDS encoding DUF2500 domain-containing protein, which produces MSKMPLFFIIVVAIIVIAASFRFVQQRREKADNDAAPLMQKRVVVANKREKPLNDRRSRQQQVTPAGTGMRYEASFKPETGGLEMTFRLEAQQYHQLTVGEKGTLSYKGSRFVGFRAE; this is translated from the coding sequence ATGAGCAAGATGCCGCTGTTTTTCATTATCGTGGTGGCGATTATCGTCATTGCCGCCTCGTTTCGCTTCGTGCAGCAGCGCCGCGAAAAGGCGGACAACGACGCCGCGCCGCTGATGCAAAAGCGCGTAGTGGTGGCGAACAAACGCGAGAAACCGCTTAACGACCGCCGCTCTCGCCAGCAGCAGGTGACGCCTGCGGGCACCGGCATGCGCTATGAAGCCAGCTTTAAGCCGGAAACCGGCGGTCTGGAGATGACCTTCCGCCTGGAGGCGCAGCAGTACCATCAACTGACGGTGGGAGAGAAAGGCACGCTGAGCTATAAAGGGTCGCGTTTTGTAGGTTTTAGGGCTGAATAA
- a CDS encoding DUF1145 family protein, with the protein MPVLINLGRLLMLGVWAFLILNLVHPFPRPLNIFVNVALIFTSFMHALQMVMLKNGLPKDGPPMTGWQQLRVFIFGVFELLVWMKKFKAQVKK; encoded by the coding sequence ATGCCGGTACTGATTAACCTGGGGCGCTTGCTGATGCTGGGCGTCTGGGCATTTTTGATTTTGAATCTGGTGCACCCGTTCCCGCGCCCGTTGAACATCTTCGTTAACGTGGCGCTGATTTTCACCTCGTTCATGCACGCCCTGCAGATGGTGATGCTGAAAAACGGCCTGCCGAAAGATGGCCCGCCGATGACCGGCTGGCAGCAGCTGCGGGTGTTTATTTTCGGCGTGTTTGAACTGCTGGTGTGGATGAAGAAGTTTAAGGCGCAGGTGAAGAAGTAA
- the rsmD gene encoding 16S rRNA (guanine(966)-N(2))-methyltransferase codes for MKKPTRAPAGQIRIIGGQWRGRKLPVPDSPGLRPTTDRVRETLFNWLAPSMVDAHCLDCFAGSGALGLEALSRYAASATLLEMERGVAQTLQQNLATLKATNAKVVNTNTLSFLAQRGTPHNVVFVDPPFRKGLLEETLSLLEHNGWLADDALIYVESEVENGLPPVPVHWDLHREKVAGQVAYRLYHRQAQGGSDAGTD; via the coding sequence ATGAAGAAACCCACCCGCGCCCCGGCCGGTCAAATTCGCATTATCGGCGGCCAGTGGCGAGGCCGGAAATTACCGGTGCCGGACAGCCCCGGTTTACGCCCTACAACCGACCGCGTTCGCGAGACGCTGTTTAACTGGCTTGCCCCATCAATGGTAGACGCCCACTGCCTGGACTGCTTCGCCGGAAGCGGTGCCTTAGGGCTGGAAGCGCTGTCACGCTACGCCGCCAGCGCCACGCTGCTGGAGATGGAGCGCGGCGTTGCGCAGACGCTGCAGCAAAATCTGGCGACGCTGAAGGCGACGAACGCGAAAGTGGTCAACACCAATACGCTGAGCTTCCTCGCGCAGCGGGGTACGCCGCATAACGTGGTCTTTGTCGACCCGCCGTTCCGCAAGGGGTTGCTGGAAGAGACGTTATCCCTGCTGGAGCACAATGGCTGGCTGGCGGATGACGCGCTGATTTATGTAGAAAGCGAAGTGGAAAACGGCCTGCCACCCGTTCCCGTTCACTGGGATCTGCACCGCGAGAAGGTCGCAGGCCAGGTGGCTTATCGTCTGTATCACCGTCAGGCACAAGGAGGATCCGATGCCGGTACTGATTAA